The Caulifigura coniformis genome includes a region encoding these proteins:
- a CDS encoding ABC transporter permease, producing the protein MKTLKYIWRNVMRNKLRTTLTILSIGFSLALMTVLHGFMVTQSAWGDEAKKYNRIVALNIQGFSGRLPIAYVEKVRGMEGIVDAVPYAWYGGLYKDEAQMSFAQFATDAEHAFNVWDEFKITPDEHKAWLADKQGCVADRTLAEQQGWKLGDKIPLRSTFYTFPLDLNLVGFFDAPNNTGQIWFHWKYLDEGLRNTNARGDGNAGMLYAKTRTAAVIPDLVKKIDAEYASSEHPVRTQTEAAFAQMFSDMMGNVQGFIQSIGIAVVFSLSLVAANAMAMSMRERTTEIAVLKAIGFPRSRVMRMILGESCLIALLGGILGVSIGCAFLELGHRANPQLFAFGVKALVGPWMLVLLAVSAGIGLVSGIVPSVRAAQLSVIDGLRRVV; encoded by the coding sequence ATGAAAACGCTCAAGTACATCTGGCGAAACGTCATGCGGAACAAGCTCCGCACGACGCTGACGATCCTCTCGATCGGCTTCAGCCTCGCGCTCATGACCGTGCTGCACGGGTTCATGGTCACGCAGTCGGCGTGGGGCGATGAAGCGAAGAAATACAACCGCATCGTGGCCCTCAATATCCAGGGCTTCTCGGGACGGTTGCCGATCGCCTACGTCGAAAAAGTCCGTGGCATGGAAGGGATCGTCGATGCGGTCCCGTATGCGTGGTACGGCGGGCTCTACAAGGACGAAGCCCAGATGTCGTTCGCGCAGTTCGCAACGGATGCAGAACATGCGTTCAACGTCTGGGACGAATTCAAGATCACGCCCGACGAGCACAAGGCCTGGCTGGCCGACAAACAGGGCTGCGTGGCCGACCGAACACTGGCCGAGCAGCAGGGCTGGAAGCTCGGCGACAAGATCCCGCTGAGGTCCACGTTCTACACGTTCCCGCTCGACCTGAACCTTGTCGGATTCTTTGACGCGCCGAACAACACCGGGCAGATCTGGTTCCACTGGAAGTATCTCGACGAAGGCCTGCGGAACACGAACGCCCGGGGCGACGGCAATGCCGGGATGCTCTACGCCAAGACCAGGACCGCCGCTGTCATTCCCGATCTCGTCAAGAAGATCGATGCCGAGTATGCCAGCTCGGAGCATCCCGTGCGGACCCAGACCGAAGCGGCATTCGCCCAGATGTTCAGCGACATGATGGGCAATGTTCAGGGCTTCATTCAGAGCATCGGAATCGCCGTCGTGTTCTCGCTCTCGCTCGTGGCCGCGAATGCGATGGCCATGTCGATGCGGGAGCGGACGACCGAGATCGCCGTCCTCAAGGCGATCGGATTCCCACGCAGCCGAGTCATGCGGATGATCCTCGGCGAGTCGTGCCTGATTGCGCTCTTGGGAGGGATCCTGGGCGTCTCCATCGGTTGCGCCTTCCTGGAACTGGGGCACCGCGCCAACCCGCAGTTGTTCGCGTTCGGCGTGAAGGCCCTGGTCGGGCCGTGGATGCTGGTGCTGCTGGCGGTTTCCGCGGGCATCGGCCTTGTGAGCGGCATCGTGCCGAGCGTGCGTGCGGCCCAGCTCTCCGTGATTGATGGCCTGCGCCGCGTTGTCTGA
- a CDS encoding DUF983 domain-containing protein — MTSETPDDRPAIRRWTRPEYPTLVQRALKLRCPRCGEGQLFSGFFRMHERCSSCGLKYERAPGYYLGSSYVNYGLTAVALLIAYIILHYKLGYSNQQLAGPLAGFCVIFPLLAFRYARALWLAMDCRWDPAMMTDEED; from the coding sequence ATGACGAGCGAGACGCCCGACGACCGGCCGGCGATTCGCCGCTGGACGCGCCCGGAGTATCCCACGCTGGTCCAGCGGGCCCTGAAGCTGCGCTGCCCCCGCTGTGGCGAAGGCCAACTCTTCAGCGGCTTCTTCCGCATGCATGAGCGCTGCAGCAGCTGCGGGCTCAAGTACGAACGCGCGCCGGGATACTACCTCGGCTCGTCGTATGTAAACTATGGCCTGACGGCCGTCGCGCTCCTGATCGCCTACATCATCCTGCACTACAAGCTGGGTTACTCCAACCAGCAACTGGCCGGCCCGCTGGCCGGTTTCTGTGTCATCTTCCCGCTGCTGGCCTTCCGCTACGCCCGGGCCCTGTGGCTGGCGATGGATTGCCGGTGGGATCCGGCGATGATGACGGATGAAGAGGATTGA
- a CDS encoding YkgJ family cysteine cluster protein: protein MTPLPVVVVPIESCQGCGACCSEQGAPPDYVALRMSPHLADDPSFADDLARSRSLSGEPLRLLDLYFEEREAGRRSENGVCVWFDTANCCCRFYDLRPSTCRVFELDSPGCHIYRRRQGIGAGQPSTRDLRPGPPSPAEQQEPLRTT from the coding sequence ATGACCCCGCTTCCTGTCGTCGTTGTTCCCATCGAGTCGTGCCAGGGGTGCGGCGCCTGCTGCAGTGAGCAGGGAGCGCCGCCGGACTATGTCGCCCTGCGCATGAGTCCCCACCTGGCGGACGATCCGAGCTTCGCCGACGATCTTGCCCGCTCCCGTTCCCTCTCCGGCGAGCCTCTTCGACTGCTCGACCTGTACTTCGAAGAACGGGAGGCCGGACGGCGTTCGGAAAACGGAGTCTGCGTCTGGTTCGATACGGCAAACTGTTGTTGCCGTTTCTATGATCTGCGGCCATCCACATGCCGGGTCTTCGAGCTCGATTCTCCGGGATGTCATATTTATCGCCGCCGGCAGGGAATCGGAGCGGGCCAGCCTTCGACGCGCGACCTCCGTCCCGGCCCTCCCTCTCCAGCGGAACAGCAGGAACCGCTCAGGACGACCTGA
- a CDS encoding DMT family transporter → MSASQGDSRSPGEHRRRTAHIGLAFGIGAALAYTCTNILLRNSAGPTDLGWNCWATCLKAVPSALAAWALIVYRWTQGERGLDGWKSFLWLTLNGFVMQFGGNISFQYAMSFGGLALTVPMCFCTLILSGALGGRLFLKETISRRAMVAMWCLIAAVVILSQGANEAADKMRGEATFADMAKAIVFSGLSGLGYGFGGVSIRRAVTGTGTIASTIAPLSTIGVVGPGLIAWNQMGSSGLAAVPWEMNATILAAGTCNAFGFFFVGAAMARLPIVRVNLINASQTAMCALGGIIFFSEPATWWIGLPGGSAWGPG, encoded by the coding sequence TTGTCAGCTTCTCAAGGAGACTCGCGGTCGCCCGGTGAACACCGTCGACGCACCGCGCACATCGGACTCGCGTTCGGAATCGGCGCCGCCCTCGCCTACACCTGCACCAACATCCTCCTGCGAAACTCCGCCGGCCCCACCGACCTCGGCTGGAACTGCTGGGCCACCTGTCTCAAGGCAGTCCCCTCAGCGCTCGCGGCGTGGGCCCTCATCGTCTACCGCTGGACACAGGGGGAGCGCGGGCTCGACGGCTGGAAGTCGTTTCTGTGGCTGACGCTGAACGGGTTCGTCATGCAGTTCGGCGGAAACATCTCGTTCCAGTATGCCATGAGCTTCGGCGGGCTGGCGCTCACCGTTCCGATGTGCTTCTGCACGCTCATCCTTTCGGGAGCGCTGGGAGGACGGTTGTTCCTCAAGGAAACCATCAGCCGGCGGGCGATGGTCGCCATGTGGTGCCTGATCGCAGCCGTCGTCATCCTCAGCCAGGGGGCGAATGAAGCCGCAGACAAGATGCGCGGCGAGGCGACTTTCGCCGACATGGCGAAAGCGATCGTGTTTTCGGGGCTCAGCGGGCTTGGTTATGGATTCGGCGGAGTGTCGATTCGCCGCGCCGTCACCGGCACGGGAACGATCGCCTCGACGATTGCTCCGCTGTCGACGATTGGAGTCGTGGGACCAGGGCTCATCGCGTGGAACCAGATGGGTTCCTCAGGGCTGGCCGCCGTCCCGTGGGAAATGAACGCGACGATCCTGGCCGCAGGAACGTGCAACGCGTTCGGATTCTTCTTCGTCGGCGCCGCGATGGCCCGACTGCCGATCGTGCGTGTAAACCTCATCAACGCGTCGCAGACCGCGATGTGCGCCCTGGGCGGGATCATTTTCTTCAGCGAGCCGGCCACCTGGTGGATCGGCCTACCTGGTGGATCGGCCTGGGGACCGGGATGA
- a CDS encoding ABC transporter permease, giving the protein MIPLKYNVRNLRVRWITTLMTVIGTGLVVWAMVLTFGLTDGLEHALSISGQPLDLIVLRKGANDETGSNVAQATADQIADLEGVAKNDQGQPLCSAEFVTILTKPRRNNGGTTNLIVRGVDVMSRELRPDFKIVKGRDLKPGVNEAITSENMARRFENLAIGEKLEINKVDFEIVGYFEAGGSSAESEVWTDIRDIASARRTADAISSVNLRARDKESQALLVDKLKNDEQFSLQPLPEPEYFAKQLEQAVFIKFVGLFIAVFLTIGAMFAAANTMFAAVASRGREIGTLRALGFKRRSILLCFLLESVILCLLGGILGCLATLPFNGLSTGTANWATFSEITFAFRFGPRVLLQGVLMSLAMGLLGGLIPAIRAVRLNIVNALREQ; this is encoded by the coding sequence ATGATTCCTCTCAAATACAACGTCCGTAACCTGCGCGTCCGCTGGATCACCACGCTGATGACCGTCATCGGCACGGGGCTGGTCGTCTGGGCGATGGTCCTCACGTTCGGTCTCACCGACGGCCTCGAGCACGCGCTGTCGATCAGCGGCCAGCCGCTCGACCTGATCGTCCTGCGAAAAGGCGCCAACGACGAAACCGGAAGCAACGTTGCGCAGGCCACCGCCGACCAGATCGCCGATCTGGAAGGCGTCGCGAAGAACGACCAGGGCCAGCCCCTCTGTTCCGCGGAGTTCGTCACGATCCTGACGAAGCCCCGCCGCAACAACGGCGGAACGACCAACCTGATCGTCCGCGGAGTGGACGTGATGAGCCGGGAGCTTCGGCCCGACTTCAAGATTGTCAAAGGCCGCGACCTGAAGCCCGGCGTGAACGAAGCGATCACCAGCGAGAACATGGCCCGCCGGTTCGAGAATCTGGCGATCGGAGAGAAGCTCGAAATCAACAAGGTCGACTTCGAGATCGTCGGCTACTTCGAGGCCGGCGGCAGCTCGGCCGAGTCGGAGGTATGGACCGACATCCGCGACATCGCGAGCGCTCGACGCACGGCCGATGCCATTTCCTCGGTGAACCTGAGGGCCCGCGACAAGGAGTCGCAGGCCCTGCTGGTGGACAAGCTCAAGAACGACGAGCAATTCAGCCTTCAGCCGCTTCCGGAGCCAGAGTATTTCGCGAAGCAGCTCGAGCAGGCGGTGTTCATCAAGTTCGTCGGGCTGTTCATCGCGGTGTTCCTGACGATCGGGGCGATGTTCGCCGCGGCCAACACGATGTTTGCGGCCGTCGCGAGTCGTGGGCGCGAGATCGGCACACTGCGGGCGCTCGGGTTCAAGCGCCGCAGCATCCTGCTGTGCTTCCTGCTCGAATCGGTGATCCTCTGTCTGCTCGGGGGAATCCTGGGATGCCTGGCGACGCTGCCGTTCAACGGGCTCTCGACCGGGACGGCCAACTGGGCCACATTCAGCGAGATCACGTTTGCGTTCCGGTTCGGGCCGCGGGTGCTGCTGCAGGGAGTGCTGATGTCACTCGCGATGGGCCTGCTCGGCGGGCTCATTCCCGCGATCCGCGCGGTGCGGCTGAACATCGTGAATGCGCTCCGCGAGCAGTAG
- a CDS encoding efflux RND transporter periplasmic adaptor subunit, with protein sequence MNTPAPRDALATLQIKRRDERRGPSFLGRLVQLIGLLVLLAALGIGGFVFAQRQGWVAASDEWIPQAIRTLKQVRVTKVTVETGRSADAVVVATGYLESYQQANIGARAAGRIEKINVEEGTRVQAGEVIAVLDHKDIDAALAGTKAAVLRAEAELAEQEVAIARAKKDLERKTKLKESSALTESQFDETNFQYQAMVAKRGTLEAAVKLAQAKVLETEQMIENMIVRAPFTATVINKTAEVGESILPGGMGEASGRGSVVMIADLDRLEVDCDVKEDYIGRVLSGAPTEVAVDAVPNRRYHGLVRKVIPMGDRARATIKVKVEITDADARLFPNMSAKVYFLPEPGEKPPEAKEKRIFCDSAAIIGTGANRAVWQLGDDLRVRRVAITGGEDRDGRTEILEGLKGGERVVVDPSPELHEEQLVKVRD encoded by the coding sequence GTGAACACACCCGCACCTCGCGACGCCCTGGCGACCCTGCAGATCAAACGCCGCGATGAGCGCCGCGGTCCGTCGTTTCTCGGACGACTGGTGCAGCTCATCGGACTCCTGGTGCTGCTTGCGGCGCTCGGGATCGGCGGCTTCGTCTTCGCGCAGCGTCAGGGCTGGGTTGCCGCCTCCGACGAATGGATCCCGCAGGCCATTCGAACGCTCAAGCAGGTCCGCGTGACAAAGGTCACCGTCGAGACGGGCCGGTCGGCCGATGCCGTCGTCGTCGCCACCGGATATCTCGAGTCGTACCAGCAGGCCAACATCGGCGCCCGCGCCGCCGGCCGGATCGAGAAGATCAACGTCGAAGAAGGAACCCGTGTGCAGGCCGGTGAAGTCATCGCCGTCTTGGACCACAAGGACATTGATGCGGCGCTGGCCGGGACGAAGGCGGCCGTTCTCCGGGCCGAGGCCGAACTCGCTGAGCAGGAAGTGGCCATCGCCCGCGCGAAGAAAGACCTCGAACGGAAGACAAAGCTGAAGGAATCGAGCGCGCTGACGGAATCGCAGTTTGATGAAACCAACTTCCAGTACCAGGCGATGGTCGCCAAACGAGGGACTCTCGAAGCCGCGGTGAAGCTGGCGCAGGCCAAAGTGCTCGAGACCGAGCAGATGATCGAGAACATGATCGTCCGCGCGCCGTTCACGGCCACGGTCATCAACAAGACGGCCGAAGTCGGCGAGTCGATTCTCCCCGGCGGCATGGGCGAAGCCTCGGGTCGCGGTTCGGTCGTCATGATCGCCGATCTTGATCGTCTCGAAGTCGACTGCGACGTCAAAGAAGATTACATCGGCCGTGTGCTCTCCGGGGCGCCGACGGAGGTGGCTGTCGACGCCGTTCCGAACCGCCGATACCACGGGCTTGTCCGGAAGGTCATTCCGATGGGAGATCGTGCGCGCGCGACGATCAAGGTGAAGGTCGAGATCACGGATGCCGATGCCCGCCTGTTCCCGAACATGAGTGCGAAGGTCTACTTCCTGCCCGAACCCGGCGAGAAGCCGCCGGAAGCGAAGGAAAAGCGGATCTTCTGCGATAGCGCCGCCATCATCGGCACGGGCGCCAACCGGGCCGTGTGGCAGCTGGGAGACGACCTGCGGGTGCGTCGCGTGGCGATCACCGGCGGAGAAGACCGCGATGGCCGGACAGAGATCCTGGAAGGCCTCAAAGGTGGCGAGCGGGTCGTCGTTGATCCGTCACCCGAACTTCATGAGGAACAACTCGTGAAGGTGAGGGATTGA
- the moaA gene encoding GTP 3',8-cyclase MoaA — MLRELPLIDSFGRVHNNLRISVTDRCNIRCFYCMPADNVQFMPRRDLLTFEEIERFTRAVVPLGVNKLRLTGGEPLVRRDLHLLVERLVRIEGVDDVGMTTNGILLAEQAQSLFDAGLRRLNVSLDALSPEKFREITRREGYEKVIEGIEAARRVGFESIKINAVAIRGLTEDEVVPFGRFARETGCEVRFIEYMPLDADAAWERDKVLFADEMLRLLEEGIGPLEPAPDQDPKAPASDYVFADGVGRIGFISSISRPFCASCNRARLTADGKFRNCLFSLEETDVRSLIRGDATDDDIRSAVRASIASKWEGHEINTSRFVQPTRAMHSIGG; from the coding sequence ATGCTCCGCGAACTGCCTCTGATCGACTCCTTCGGCCGCGTGCACAACAACCTGCGGATCAGCGTCACCGATCGCTGCAACATCCGCTGCTTCTACTGCATGCCGGCCGACAACGTGCAGTTCATGCCCCGCAGGGACCTGCTCACGTTCGAAGAGATCGAACGTTTTACGCGGGCCGTGGTTCCGCTCGGCGTCAACAAGCTGCGTTTGACCGGCGGTGAGCCGCTTGTCCGCCGCGACCTGCACCTGCTGGTCGAGCGCCTGGTGCGGATCGAAGGCGTCGACGATGTCGGGATGACGACCAACGGCATCCTGCTTGCGGAGCAGGCACAGAGCCTGTTCGATGCGGGCTTGCGGCGTCTGAACGTCAGCCTCGATGCGCTCTCGCCGGAAAAGTTCCGCGAGATCACCCGGCGCGAGGGGTACGAAAAAGTGATCGAGGGAATCGAAGCCGCGAGGCGCGTCGGGTTTGAATCGATCAAGATCAACGCAGTCGCCATCCGGGGCCTGACGGAGGACGAAGTCGTCCCGTTCGGCCGCTTCGCCCGCGAAACGGGCTGTGAAGTCCGATTCATCGAATACATGCCGCTGGACGCCGATGCCGCCTGGGAGCGCGACAAGGTACTCTTTGCAGACGAAATGCTCCGGCTGCTCGAGGAGGGCATCGGGCCGCTCGAGCCGGCCCCGGACCAGGACCCGAAGGCCCCGGCTTCAGACTACGTGTTTGCGGACGGAGTCGGTCGCATCGGGTTCATTTCATCCATCAGCCGGCCATTCTGCGCCAGTTGCAACCGCGCGCGTCTCACGGCGGACGGCAAGTTTCGGAACTGCCTGTTCAGCCTGGAAGAGACCGATGTTCGGTCTCTGATTCGCGGCGACGCGACCGATGACGACATTCGCTCGGCTGTTCGGGCGTCCATCGCGTCCAAGTGGGAAGGACACGAAATCAACACGTCGCGCTTCGTTCAGCCGACCAGGGCCATGCACTCCATCGGCGGCTAA
- a CDS encoding Nif3-like dinuclear metal center hexameric protein has translation MAHPSLTVGDIARFLAELAPPGLSEPWDNTGLLVGDENSPARNVLTCLTLTEDVAEEAAHAGVGLVVSHHPLLFKAVKRITAESSEGRTLLTLLKAGIAVYSPHTAFDSAAQGINRRLASKFGLSDIRPLRPTGDESPAGGGRFGRLPEAVPLSEFLQVVRRSLGVDALGYVGQLDRSVRMVAVACGAAAEFLDDALHHDCDVLVTGEARFHACLDARAKGVAMILAGHYATERPAVEELAQLIAATFPGLVAAASRVESDPLKWSTP, from the coding sequence ATGGCTCACCCATCACTCACCGTCGGCGACATCGCGCGGTTCCTCGCCGAACTCGCGCCCCCCGGCCTCTCGGAGCCCTGGGACAACACCGGCCTCCTCGTCGGCGATGAAAACTCTCCCGCACGGAATGTGTTGACCTGTCTCACGCTGACGGAAGACGTTGCCGAAGAAGCCGCCCACGCCGGGGTCGGCCTCGTCGTCTCTCATCACCCGCTCCTCTTCAAGGCCGTGAAACGCATCACGGCCGAATCGAGCGAAGGCCGCACTCTGCTGACCCTGCTGAAGGCGGGCATCGCCGTGTACAGCCCGCACACGGCGTTCGACAGTGCGGCCCAGGGCATCAACCGCCGGCTCGCCTCGAAGTTTGGCCTCTCGGACATTCGGCCGCTGCGTCCGACGGGCGATGAAAGTCCGGCCGGCGGAGGCCGCTTCGGACGTCTGCCGGAGGCCGTTCCGCTGTCGGAGTTTCTGCAGGTCGTCCGCAGGTCACTGGGCGTCGACGCTCTCGGCTACGTCGGCCAGTTGGACAGGTCCGTCCGGATGGTGGCGGTCGCCTGCGGCGCGGCGGCGGAGTTCCTCGACGACGCACTCCACCATGACTGCGACGTGCTCGTGACGGGCGAAGCCCGCTTCCACGCCTGCCTGGACGCCCGCGCCAAGGGCGTGGCGATGATCCTGGCCGGCCACTACGCCACCGAGCGTCCCGCCGTCGAGGAACTGGCCCAACTGATTGCCGCCACATTTCCCGGCCTCGTGGCCGCGGCGAGCCGCGTGGAAAGCGACCCGCTGAAGTGGAGCACGCCATGA
- a CDS encoding ABC transporter ATP-binding protein, producing the protein MSERVVVIRDLYKEFHRDQITIPVLSGLTLEIDQGEFVSLMGPSGSGKSTLLNLIAGLDKPTRGVVQVVGEDLKQLSEGQLANWRSRHVGFIFQLYNLIPVLTAYENVELPLTLTHLTKRERDEHVRAALEVVGLAERMDHFPRQLSGGQEQRVSIARAIATDPTLIVADEPTGDLDAKSAGEILDLLGRLNTEFKKTIIMVTHDPHAAERATRQLHLEKGVLVGNPQPVSAGRTA; encoded by the coding sequence GTGTCTGAACGTGTCGTTGTCATCCGCGACCTGTACAAGGAGTTCCATCGTGACCAGATCACGATCCCGGTTCTCAGCGGGCTGACGCTGGAAATCGACCAGGGCGAGTTCGTCTCGCTGATGGGGCCTTCAGGCTCGGGCAAGTCGACACTGCTGAACCTGATCGCCGGACTCGACAAGCCGACCCGCGGAGTGGTCCAGGTCGTCGGCGAGGACCTGAAGCAGCTCTCGGAAGGACAGCTTGCCAACTGGCGCTCGCGGCATGTGGGCTTCATCTTCCAGCTCTACAACCTGATCCCGGTTCTCACCGCCTATGAGAATGTCGAGCTGCCGCTGACGCTCACCCACCTGACCAAGCGCGAGCGCGACGAGCATGTCCGTGCGGCGCTCGAAGTCGTCGGCCTGGCCGAGCGGATGGACCACTTCCCCCGCCAGCTCTCCGGCGGTCAGGAACAGCGCGTCTCGATCGCCCGCGCGATCGCGACCGATCCGACGCTGATCGTCGCCGACGAACCGACCGGCGACCTGGATGCCAAGTCGGCCGGCGAGATTCTCGACCTCCTTGGCCGGCTCAACACCGAGTTCAAGAAGACCATCATCATGGTCACCCACGACCCACACGCCGCCGAACGGGCGACCCGCCAGCTGCACCTGGAGAAGGGCGTTCTCGTCGGCAATCCGCAGCCCGTTTCCGCGGGGCGCACCGCATGA